GgggtctgtgagtgtgtgtctgtgagtctgtatgtgtctgtctgtgtgtgtgcctgtgagtctgtgtgtgtgtgtgtgtgtgtgtgtgtgtgtctgtctgtctgtgagtgtgtgtgtgtgtgtgtgtgtgtctgtgtgtgtgtgtgtgtgtgtgtgtgtgtgtgtgtgtgtgtgtgtgtgtgtgtgtgtgtgtgtgtgtgtgtgtgtctgtgtgtgtgtgtgtgtgtgtgtgtgtgtgtgtgtgtgtgtgtgtgtgtgtgtgtgtgtgtgtgtgtgtgtgtgtgtgtctgtctgtgagtgtgtctgtgagtgtgtgtgtgtgtgtgtgtgtgtgtgtgtgtctgtgtgtgtgtgtccatgtgtctgtgtgtgtgtgtgtgtgcgtgtgtgtctgtgtgcgtgtgtgtgtgtgtgtgtgtgtgtgtgtgtgtgtgtgtgtgtgtgtgtgtgtgtgtgtgtgtgtgtgtgtgtgtgtgtgtgtgtgtgtgtgtgtgtgtgtgtgtgtgtgtgtgtgtgtgtgtgtgtgagtgtgtgtgtgtgtgcgtgtgtgtgtgtgtgtgtgtgtgtgtgtgtgtgtgtgtgtgtgtgtgtgtgtgtgtgtgtgtgtgtgtgtgtgtgtgtgtgtgtgtgtgtgtgtgcctgtgagtctgtatgtgtgtgtgtgtgagtgtgtgtgcctgtgagtctgtatgtgtctgtctgtatgtgtgtgtgtgtgtgtgtgtgtgtgtgtgtgtgtgtgtgtgtgtgtgtgtgtgtgtgtgtgtgtgtgtgtgtgtgtgtgtgtgtgtgtgtgtgtgtgtgtgtgtgtgtgtgtgtcttgtacaGATCAGCTGCAGTGTTGTTcagactgtgtttgtttgtctaccTCACAGGGTTGAATCCTAGAATAGTTTCCCTCTTCCTGTTCACCTTACCCCTGCTGCTCTCACTCCCTGGTCTCTGTGACCTGGCAGGTTTGCGAAACCTTTCCAGTGTGATACAAACATCACAGGTCCGGACTCCCCACCTGGATCGCTGCTCCACACTATCTGCTGTGGAGGAGTGGGGGTGAATGAATGGAGTGTACATACTGTGCAATAATATGCCGATAATGACGAGCTTCACTCAAACAGTGATCTCGCATGTGACAGTCAGGCTGGCAGGCTTTAATGTCACTTTACAGGTCACCTGGGTGGTGTGTAGAATGTATTTAGCGAATTGAAGAAATGCACTGAAAGTGAAAAGCCCTTACGTCCCATGTTCCTGCTCTCTCATCTTTCTCAGTCCCTTCCCCATTCCATGGCCTGTGTTTCAGCTCCATTTACATCCTGCACAGCAGTTTTCTTATCTGTTAATCAATGTAGAGGCACAGCCCTGTCCTCAGCTTGCGTCTGAAATCATCTGAATGATTCCTTCTCTGAAGCACTTGAAAGGATCGCCTGCCTGCGAGTCCCTTTTTGAACAGCCTCCCCCCACACTGTCCATTTCCAAGGGTTTGTATTCTTGTCATTGCGGGAGCACTGGACTGGACAGCAGAAGGAGCAGAAAGCTGCCATAGCATTGTCACTGCCTCCTGCTTCGACAAATAGCTAAAATGCTTGCtctcattctgtttttttaaggtgctttataaaCGGTTCTTTTTTGGCTCACCTAGTTAAGCACGACAGCCTGGACAGCAGTCATGCAAACTTGGAAAGAAGCCATGCCAAGCTGTCAACCTTGACTGAGGGACCGTCTGTTCGCTGTATCGCCTTCACACTCCCGCGGGGCTAGGTTTGGGCTCACATCGCACTACAGTGATCCCTGCTGGTCAGAAGGAGACTGGCTAGTCTGGCCCTCACTTAGGGTAAGAATAGGATGGGTTAAGAGCAGGAACAGAGGTTGGCTCTTTAGGGCTTTTCAAATTGGGTTAAAAAACAGGGGTGCAATGATTGAGGTATCAGTTCTTGTAGAAGATACTCAAACTCACCCAGTGTCAGAGTTTCCAGAATTATTTCCAGATAACTCTGCAGGTTTTCTGTGTGGTATAACAGATCCACCTTTAGGCACACTCGGTACCTTACTGAGACTGCAGAATGCACGACGCTGTGCTGCTGCAGCGGAATTGCTGTCACATTGTGAAGTGTTTTCCTTTCACATTGCTCCTGGGCGAACGCTAGCTGCAGCGACTGGGTATGCTGGAGCAAGCTGGCCTCCTCAAAGATTTCATTACAGGAACGTTCCTTCTTATATTACCAGCTGTAGACTGTGTACTGCAACTGATCTCCAGCTTCTATAATTGAACTTTACTGTGTTCCAACCGCTAGCTTCCTTACTAAAGACCTCGCTGCATAGACAAGCCCTCGTTCTTCAACTCtatgtaaataatgttaatagctTCCCATTTAAATGTTATCCAATTTCAAATGGTGTCCCTGGATTGCATCCACCACCTCTGGTCAGCTTCATCAAATAAAAAGGAGTCGTGTTTCACTAGTGACAGCCCTGAGAAAGTGTGTTTCTCTTCTGTAGAAAATGCTTACGGTGCACTGACATCCAAAGCATGATCAATCTGTCTGAATCCTTTGCCAGTAATGCAAACCCAAGAGGAGCCCGAGACAGGACTGCTGGCACACTCCCCAGGCCCAGGCAGCGAAGCCACAGTCTTCATTTGATATTCGCATCATCTTCTGCAGGGATCCTTCTCTGCACACATCAAGCCTGGCTTTGGTTTCCTCCAGTCCTCCGAGGGTTTCTGTGGACAGACGTTTGGAGTGACAGAGGCAGAGCAGAAGATTGAAATGGTCTCGTGAACAATAGCTTTCTGATGCTGCGAATGTGTCCTTTCAAATACTGTCAGTGGTTTCCTGCATTGTTTCTGATTTCTACAGCATAGGGGTGGAACTTTGACCGGTCGCCACTTCATAACAAATATCAAAAGTGCTCTGTTTAACAATGTCTGGAGCTCTGTTTGTGAGCGTACtgtttgcactgtatttaaaactgcttggatAAATGTTCTGAAGTGTCATTGACACGTTAATGGATAGAAACCATCTGTAGGTATTAATGTGGCCCTTAACAAATTagaattgatctaaacagtgctcTGTGAAATCAATAACAGAAGGGCACACAAGCAGCATCTCTACCGGTGTCTTTGAAAGCTTGTTTCTGTCTTTTACAGCAACTACAGTAACTAGTTAGGTCCTAATTTAACATTTCAGTGATGCTTCGATCTGCAGCTGCTTGGATCAGGTGATGGCACAGACCGCTGATCCACTGCAGGGTTACGGCTCTCAGTAAGATCCAGACAGCGTCGTCCCTTATCAGGAGCGCTGTGCAGTGGCAGCTCCAAATCCCTTGCAGGTACCGTCAGTGCTTTGATCTGCTAACGGTCCCTGCTAATATAATGCTTTATCTTTAATAGATGTAGCTTTTCTATCTCCAAGCAACGTGTCGTGTGTGTGTGGATTTGTGAAACTCCCTGCCTGCTGATTTTAACCTCGGCTTGTGAAGTGGCCATTCAGCCTGGCTCCggtttctttctttcctgctggAATAAGGGGCAGAGTGCCAGCTGGATCAATTGCTTCCGCGTGTTAAAAGCCCCCCAGCCCCCCCGCCCTACATTAGCCTGATCCGCAGACAGGGATACAGTGTTGACTCCCAGCCACCTGCTTAAGAATTATTTTACATGGCAAGTTCCTAGTACAGATCATTAAGAAAGACGCACTGCCCTGTCACTTTGCCATGAGTTAGAGATGCAAACTACACAAACTGTGTGATGTGACAAGAGCAAAAGGGAAAGACAGCTGGGTCTGTGAATATGTGATGGATCTGAAACTTCACAGCTTGAACTGCTTTGCAGTGGCTGTCTGgttgtgtttttggtgtttttaatttttttaattaagtaattagcCCTGTGATGAGATGCGATGTGACTTTGTGCTGAAGCGCAGAGCCTGGCTGCAGCTGCTGATGTCGCTGAGCTCAGATTTGCTGTGATGATGTCATCATGGCGTTTGCATATTGAACTGGACTATTGCATCATTGCACTTAAACAAGTAACAACCTTATAGCTCTAATAGATCTCAACAGCTGATAATGTTTTGTAAAGAGATCTAGGTTTTAGCAAACATTTGAAAAGCTGATAGCTGGTTTCTATGCTAAATTAAAGATATCTACAGCCCTGCTTTCAGAGAGGAAGGACTGTCTGAAGAAGAGAGCTTTGATAAGTAGCACCAAGGTAACTGATCTAGTTGATCTGTAGATACAGGCAGATTGCGTCCACTGCTTGGTTCTGAACTGCGTAGACAGTGTGAAGCTAAAGGGTTAAAATACCTTGTTATGAAAGAGAGCTTGTTGACATCTTAGAAACGCTTTTGACAAAACAAATAGGACTGCAGAAAGACAACAACCACGTGCCTGTCATTTAgtctttaaaatagacccagatCTGAGCTGCACCAAGTGGTTACCATGGCACCGGCTTGCGGAATCCTGAAACAGAGGGCTCTCATTGGAATTGGTTTGCTTGTGGAATCATGAAGCGGAGGGCTCTCAGTGGAATTGGTTTGCTTGTGGAATCATGAAGCGGAGGGCTCTCAGTGGAATTGGTTTGCTTGTGGAATCATGAAGCGGAGGGCTCTCAGTGGAATTGGTTTGCTTGTGGAATCATGAAGCGGAGGGCTCTCAGTGGAATTGGTTTGCTTGTGGAATCATGAAGCGGAGGGCTCTCAGTGGAATTGGTTTGCTTGTGGAATCATGAAGCGGAGGGCTCTCAGTGGAATTGGTTTGCTTGTGGAATCATGAAGCGGAGGGCTCTCAGTGGAATTGGTTTGCTTGTGGAATCATGAAGCGGAGGGCTCTCATTGGAATTGGTTTGCTTGTGGAATCATGAAGCGGAGGGCTCTCAGTGGAATTGGTTTGCTTGTGGAATCATGAAGCGGAGGGCTCTCAGTGGAATTGGTTTGCTTGTGGAATCATGAAGCGGAGGGCTCTCAGTGGAATTGGTTTGCTTGTGGAATCATGAAGCGGAGGGCTCTCAGTGGAATTGGTTTGCTTGTGGAATCACGAAGCGGAGGGCTCTCATTGGAATTGGTTTGCTTGTGGAATCATGAAGCGGAGGGCTCTCAGTGGAATTGGTTTGCTTGTGGAATCATGAAGCGGAGGGCTCTCAGTGGAATTGGTTTGCTTGTGGAATCATGAAGCGGAGGGCTCTCAGTGGAATTGGTTTGCTTGTGGAATCATGAAGCGGAGGGCTTGGAATTGGTTTGCTTGTGGAATCATGAAGCGGAGGGCTCTCATTGGAATTGGTTTGCTCATTGGAATTGGTTTGCTTGTGGAATCATGAAGCGGAGGGCTCTCAGTGGAATTGGTTTGCTTGTGGAATCATGAAGCGGAGGGCTCTCAGTGGAATTGGTTTGCTTGTGGAATCATGAAGCGGAGGGCTCTCAGTGGAATTGGTTTGCTTGTGGAATCATGAAGCGGAGGGCTCTCAGTGGAATTGGTTTGCTTGTGGAATCACGAAGCGGAGGGCTCTCAGTGGAATTGGTTTGCTTGTGGAATCATGAAGCGGAGGGCTCTCAGTGGAATTGGTTTGTTTTCCAGTGGCAGCTAGAGGTTCTGCTTTTTTCGTTGTCAGAGATTGTATAGAATAGATAAAAACACACCCCAGTTCTGGGATTCAAATACTGGAACAGTATACTGCAGTGCCCATGTACCTACTCATTCAGAGAACACCATTGGACATCACTGACTGTGGGAGGAGTCTAAAATACTGTCATCCACCAATCGGGAAGCAGacaaaaactgcagttaaaatatACGACCAAACCCGCTTCTTCTCAGCAGTATCAACGCCACCCTTATTATCACCACATGTTACAATGGAGATCTAATCATATCACTGATATTCTATACGCAATATCACTTGATTTCCACTCCATTTCACTAACAGcagtttgccatagtaaaagcatagcaaagtgtggtaaagcacagtggatgcctggcgcaggtgagcatggtaaagcacagtggatgcctggcgcaggtgagcatggtaaagcacagtggatgcctggcgcaggtgagcatggtaaagcacagtggatgcctggcgcaggtgagcatggtaaagcacagtggatgcctggcgcaggtgagcatggtaaagcacagtggatgcctggcgcaggtgagcatggtaaagcacagtggatgcctggcgcaggtgagcatggtaaagcacagtggatgcctggcgcaggtgagcatggtaaagcacagtggatgcctggcgcaggtgagcatggtaaagcacagtggatgcctggcgcaggtgagcatggtaaagcacagtggatgcctggcgcaggtgagcatggtaaagcacagtggatgcctggcgcaggtgagcatggtaaagcacagtggatgtctggcgcaggtgagcatggtaaagcacagtggatgcctggcgcaggtgagcatggtaaagcacagtggatgtctggcgcaggtgagcatggtaaagcacagtggatgcctggcgcaggtgagcatggtaaagcacagtggatgcctggcgcaggtgagcatggtaaagcacagtggatgcctggcgcaggtgagcatggtaaagcacagtggatgcctggcgcaggtgagcatggtaaagcacagtggatgcctggcgcaggtgagcatggtaaagcacagtggatgcctggcgcaggtgagcatggtaaagcacagtggatgcctggcgcaggtgagcatggtaaagcacagtggatgcctggcgcaggtgagcatggtaaagcacagtggatgcctggcgcaggtgagcatggtaaagctcAGAGAAGTGTGGGAAGGACACATTCTTTGCACACCAACAAGCTGGTAAAGCGCCGAGCTTCAGAATAAACAGATGAGAGGAATCAGATGTTTCTTGAGCCCGGTCTGCTGCTGCAGCACATCCCAGCCATCGCCATGGGAACAGCATTCGCAAGCTGGCAGTGTGCCAGCAGCAGCGGAGGAAAATCAGTTTATAGCCTTGTCTTAACTTGCAATCGGCAACAAGGGACTGCGGTGGACATTACTGGGGTCTGTGAAAGAATTCAGAGGCACAGAACCTGAGCCAGCTTTCTGTCTGTGAAACAGCATCGTCAATACAGACAGCCACTGCAGCCATAACTAATGCACAGCATGACTGCAAAACGGTCTAATTGTTCTAGAGAGGCTCTGTGGTAGAGTGTACAGATCAGCCTCACAATATTGCATGTGTTTAATCACAGCTAACGCCACAGCCTGTCATTTAGAGCCCCCCACTCTTTGCACACGGTTAGCCTCTTGTTCTCAATCATGCAGAAGGAGCTGATTAAGGGaactgtgcagatctggggactAGTCGCTCTTTAAAACCCTTTCAGCTCATTCGCATGGCAGGCACACGCACCAACACCTGCAGCTAGGGTTGGTGCTTTAATGAGAAACGCACGAGAAGCGAGAAGATCTTTTCTGCCAAGTGATTCATCAGCACCTGTTTGCCCTCGAAATTCCCAGGAGATAAATTGGATTTGAGCTGTTAAAAGGAGATTCAGCCGTGGAGACAGTGGAGGTggatgtctctgtgtgtgtgtgtgtgtgtgtgtgtgtgtgcgtgcgtgacaGAAGATGACATCACCGTTGGTGGAGTGCCACACAGAAGCTTGCAGGGCTGCTCaagccttcactgtgctttcttaCTCGACTCTCCAGAGCTGCAGTCCAGTGTAGGGCTACTGTCTGGGTGAAGGACTAATGCAGGATGACAGAAACGCTGATTGTGATGCAAATGATTGACTAatagactggggggggggggtctttatgTGAAGCGCTTCGTATTTACAGCTTGATTAATAATGCACTTGACTACAGCAACAACCCTTGCTCTTGTGGAAAGTTCTGATTTCCAAACCCTCGGCTTCACATGGAAAAGATGTGTTTCAGTAAATGAGGAATGAGTTTCAGTGCAGCGCCGGGCTGTCTGTTAACCGGACCGCAGTCTCCTCTGCAGCTTTCTCTACCCGTCTACCATGTTGCTGGACGGCCAGGGTTGTTTGCTTTGTGGTTCTTGAAATCCTGTGACACCCAGGAGAGCACCTGAAGCGTATCCCTTACACTGCAGAGGCTCCAGGGATTGCATAGTGTGTCTGAGATCAGCCGCGCCCCTTTCCTCCGCCCCTCACACTGAGAGGAGTCAGTGCTATGCAGTGATGTCAAACAGCAGCCTGGCTCAACACCAGGGAGCTTAAACCATGAAGCCTTACACTGTAAGAAACCATTCAAGCCTCTCCTGGCCAATCAGATCtctctctcgatctctctctctctctctctctctctctctctctctctctctctctctctatatatatatatacatgcgtGTGTGTTTGTTGATCTGATTTGCCAACGGGGATCTGCCATATAGATTTCCAGGTGGAATTTCTTGTAGATTACAAAGATTTTGTTAACTGTGTCAAAACCTCCATTGTAATTGACTCTGTCTACTATTAACACAATAGTTTTTGAAGAGCTATAATATATTGTAGTGGTACAGACCTCTCTAAAAGGGTCTATGACAGCGAGAcaacaaactacatttttttttttttttttttttttacaggtatgggttttttttcagaCGAAGCCTCCATTTACTTACATCACACATGTACACACAAGGGTTAAACGATAAAATAAAATCAGGTTTGGAGAAAAAGCTCTTCTTCAGCCACATGGAAAGAAAAGTAAACGCAGAGCagaaaaatgattattatttttttttttaaatgttttaatcatttaaacattgtgtagacaattttattattatttttttgtttaaacactgcAGTTATCCCTCATTTCAAACCTGTACTTTACTGTATATTCTGAACTGAATTTCAGCCTTCTGCCACAAGGGGGACCCAATAGATTTAGTGGTGATAGTGCGCCTCTCTCAAAGAGATGCAGGATTCGCAGGCTGTCGCAGCTCAGCACTGACTCTAGTCTGCACAGAACTCACTCTTCTCACAGTTCACACAGTGTCTTCAGACAACCCTTTAAGTACACCCCCAGTAACTACACTGGGGTGGTTGGATGCTAGAAAGTTATAGAACTATCTTAATGTTTAAATGTgcacaaagaaaacaagcaaaacatgAGTACATTTTCATAGCTCTCAACATTAACTTTAAAACTCCTTACGATTACAGCAGATATGTTAGAGTTATATGCAACAAGCTAAACCAGCTGTCAAGCGCATGACTGATAGTGCTGTAGTATTAACAGTAGGGCTGTGCATTAGCCCTGTAAATGTTCCAATCCTGCAGTTTCGTATTCCGCTCCCTGTGTTCCTGAGCGAACACGGAGCCTCTTTGCAGCGTGGAGcgtggtttcaggagactgggtttcaagcccctgcatggcacaccaggcagggagacttggggtttggtACGGCAGAGTTCCCTCAAACCAGGTCTCCTGGAACAaggtttcaagctgctgtttAACACAGCATTGGAACAATTCAGAACACAGACCCTGGAGTAGACTCATCCTCACATCAGTCAGCGTTTCTCAAAGcctaaaaacagaaacaagagaCAGTTAGCAAGCACATCAGCAAGATCTGCTCTCTGTACAGTCAAATCATGAGCAAATCACTGAGCTGCCTCCCTCActctctaagagaaagggtgctccctccagtcaaATCATGAGCCTGGAGACTGAGCTGCCCCCCTCActctctaagagaaagggtgctccctccagtccagtccagtgattgGCACTCACCCAGCTCATCCAGCCACCCTGCTTTTGAACCCAGCCCTTCAGATCTGTGTTCAGGAAGTGTGTCATCGCCTGGCGGAGAGACGGGGACAGCTCTGGACTCTTCTTATAAGCATATAAAGCCATCGCCGTGGCGACCTGCAGTGTGCTCATACTGTCCAGCTCCGAGGGTTTGCAAAGGCCATTCACTGTCTGTGAGAACACTGCTATTACCTGAGAGAAATGGAGAAATGCGTTTGAAATACTGCAGCTCTGCAAGGCTGGAGACACCATCACTTTAGACAAtcaacagagaaagagagagagagagagaggtatataATGAAGACAACTCAGAACtctgcttgtctggagaatcccaagTGCTGGGTGTGACCAACCTTCCTCATTCCAGAACACGATCAAAGTGAAGACGATGTTGAAACAGCATCAGATTCGAAGCTTTCCATTACCTGCTCTGGAGAAGCGCCCTTGGCTTTTTCCACCAGCACATCCACATGGCACTGAACGAACGACTTGTCAATCAAGTCACTCAGTTCTTCAATCTTCTCAGCAATCAGTGTGGCATCGAATGACTCGTCATCTGCTGAAAACACAGACATTATGGGAGACGTGTGTACAGAGTGTATAGTATATAGAGTGTGTATAAAGGGAGCTTTAGGGACTGTTAGGGTCAGCTGGTTTCTAACCAAGTCAATCTGTGCTTTGTAGAcactgcatttttgcagttttggaGCCTTTACCTTGGTAAAAACTAAAGGCACACACAAGGAATAAGTTATCAGAGTCTGAACAGGTCTGACATGAGCCGggctgctgtactgtgctgtgcatgggagcctttgtgacatCCCTGTATGGTGGGCAGCGTTCCATATATGCTCTACGGATTTGAAATCCAAGTGAAAGTCAGTGGCAACGGGATTTGAatagtttttatgtttttcataacagcaaaacaggtttaatgaAATTTGAATTAGTATCTTACCCTTTTTTTTAGTGGATTTTTTGTTGGGTCTGAAATCAGGACAGGACACAATCTTGCGTATCGGTGTGATGGCCCCTGCGAATACAACAGAGTGGGTGGGTTGGTTTTGAATCTAATGTAGGTGGGTTAGTTTTGAATCTAGTCCACACACACTGGTCGTGCTCTCCGATAAagatgaagagagagaagggatGCTCCTAATATCACTTGGGAATTCATTCCAGAGGGTAGGAATCAAACAGATATACAACTCTGCTGCTGCAGAAGCACGGGGCATGGCTATCTGATCAAATGGGTTGCAAAcatcaagcaaaaaataaataaatcaatcaataaatcaataataatctGGACAACACTGTAAAGACCAGCCTGGCATGCTAAACCATATTAATAATCATGGCAAACCAGGACAAACTGAGATTAATGCACagaaaaagcaaaggaaaaaactgaaaaaaaaaaacaaaccaatgtgGTCAACTTATATAAAGGAATATATACAACAGATTTCAGCGGGCACCCTATCTCAAGTGTAGCGGTATCACAGTGCTATCCATTTTCTGCAATGTAAAAGGACTGCGGGTGGAGATGCTATCGTCCATTAGTAATGAAACCTTCACtgtggcactgaaacagttaatTGTTACTGCATGGTAACACAAACAGTGGATTGTGTACACAAAACACCACCACAAAATCGAAGGTCATTTCAGAGCAGGCCTGCTGTTTCAGGGGTGTGTTTTCaaaggcatctttttttttttttttcagtttgagtgTAAGCAGAGAATCTGGCGGCGCGggggttagcgctgctgcctcccAGCTCCAGGGTCCCGGGGTCCCGGGTTCGACTCCGGCCTCGGGGGTCTATCTGCGTGgaatttgcatgttctccccgtgttcgcgtgggtttcctcccacagtccagagACATGCTAGACTGGC
Above is a window of Polyodon spathula isolate WHYD16114869_AA chromosome 25, ASM1765450v1, whole genome shotgun sequence DNA encoding:
- the LOC121299602 gene encoding uncharacterized protein LOC121299602; translation: MCVCMIRRARRRAGPGSFTLKRNERLLIFQYRNMASTNTVEEETALVVQELFDRQLGAITPIRKIVSCPDFRPNKKSTKKKDDESFDATLIAEKIEELSDLIDKSFVQCHVDVLVEKAKGASPEQVIAVFSQTVNGLCKPSELDSMSTLQVATAMALYAYKKSPELSPSLRQAMTHFLNTDLKGWVQKQGGWMSWALRNAD